One genomic region from Arenicella chitinivorans encodes:
- the nagB gene encoding glucosamine-6-phosphate deaminase: MRVVIVGSAHDAAAYGCDLFLGQLHDKPTSVFGLATGSTPLALYQALIDAHRNQGISFAQVTTFNLDEYVGLAGDHSQSYRHFMQRNLFDCIDVAPENTHVPNGMAENAELACAEYEAQIMNAGGIDLQLLGVGRNGHIGFNEPSSSLVSRTRVKTLTEGTIADNARFFADGEYQPSLSLTMGIGTIMDARRVLLIATGDSKADAMRAAIEGPVSAACPASILQMHADAIVVMDEAAAAKLRNAEFYRFVETQRIKLAAKSSAA, encoded by the coding sequence ATGAGAGTAGTGATTGTTGGATCTGCACACGATGCGGCCGCGTACGGGTGTGATTTGTTTCTAGGTCAGCTTCACGATAAGCCCACGTCGGTGTTTGGTTTAGCCACCGGATCGACGCCATTAGCGTTGTATCAAGCCTTGATCGACGCACATCGAAATCAAGGTATCAGTTTTGCTCAAGTGACCACGTTTAATCTTGATGAATACGTCGGCTTAGCGGGCGATCATTCGCAAAGTTATCGCCATTTCATGCAGCGAAACCTGTTTGATTGCATTGACGTTGCGCCCGAAAATACCCATGTTCCAAACGGTATGGCGGAAAACGCGGAACTTGCGTGTGCCGAATACGAAGCACAAATCATGAATGCAGGCGGTATCGATCTCCAGTTGCTTGGTGTCGGGCGCAATGGCCATATTGGGTTTAACGAGCCTTCGTCATCGCTGGTGTCGCGAACGCGCGTTAAAACCTTGACTGAGGGAACGATCGCGGACAACGCTCGCTTCTTTGCTGATGGTGAGTACCAACCGAGCCTGTCGCTAACGATGGGTATTGGCACGATTATGGATGCGCGTCGGGTGCTGTTAATTGCAACCGGAGACTCCAAGGCGGATGCGATGCGGGCGGCGATTGAAGGGCCGGTCAGTGCCGCTTGTCCAGCATCGATATTGCAGATGCATGCAGATGCGATCGTGGTTATGGATGAAGCAGCGGCTGCAAAATTACGGAATGCAGAATTTTATCGTTTTGTGGAAACGCAACGGATCAAGCTGGCAGCAAAATCCTCTGCGGCATAA
- a CDS encoding LacI family DNA-binding transcriptional regulator, whose amino-acid sequence MKVTIKDVAELAGVSFKTVSRVVNQEGGVKAEMREKVQAAIEKLNYQPNLSARRLRGKSATIGFIYNNPNSNYVITMLHGILAAARANSYELVVHPCETESDPVAIVEEIIALTRRSMVAGLVLTPPISENPDILSKLDAAEIPYSRIVSSSSPPSDAERTIYIDDRQAAYQITQHLLTQKHTRICFLNGDPEHMSSGERLEGYKQALREHGLPVDDTLVLEGHYTFESGMERAQQVLSQPSAPTAIFACNDEIAAGALFAARMRGVRVPEQLAIAGFEDSPFSRQTWPSLTTAKQPMDEIAQHATEILIRLVSGEAHDDAGYRDHAYLPEIIVRESSTQIKNKPLT is encoded by the coding sequence ATGAAAGTCACCATAAAAGATGTTGCCGAACTGGCCGGTGTGTCCTTCAAAACCGTTTCGCGCGTCGTAAATCAGGAAGGCGGTGTTAAAGCCGAGATGCGCGAAAAAGTGCAGGCCGCGATCGAGAAGCTAAATTATCAGCCAAACTTGTCTGCAAGGCGTCTGCGCGGAAAGTCTGCCACCATTGGCTTCATTTATAACAACCCCAACAGTAATTATGTGATTACGATGTTGCACGGCATTCTCGCAGCAGCGAGAGCGAATTCGTACGAGTTGGTAGTACATCCTTGTGAGACTGAGTCAGATCCAGTTGCTATTGTGGAAGAAATTATCGCCCTAACCAGGCGGAGCATGGTCGCAGGGTTGGTGCTTACGCCACCAATTTCAGAGAACCCCGACATTTTGTCTAAACTAGATGCGGCCGAGATTCCGTATTCTCGAATTGTATCTAGCTCCAGTCCACCGTCAGATGCCGAGCGGACAATTTATATCGACGACCGCCAGGCGGCATATCAGATTACCCAACATTTGCTGACGCAAAAACACACGCGGATTTGTTTTTTGAATGGCGACCCAGAACACATGTCCAGTGGCGAACGACTGGAAGGTTATAAGCAGGCACTTCGTGAACACGGACTGCCTGTCGATGACACGCTGGTGCTCGAGGGGCATTATACGTTTGAGTCCGGCATGGAGCGCGCCCAGCAAGTGTTAAGTCAGCCGTCGGCGCCGACAGCCATCTTCGCCTGTAATGACGAAATTGCCGCAGGTGCACTGTTTGCGGCACGAATGCGGGGCGTCCGAGTCCCTGAGCAGCTGGCGATTGCCGGTTTTGAGGATAGCCCTTTCTCAAGGCAGACATGGCCTTCGTTGACCACGGCTAAACAGCCCATGGACGAGATCGCACAGCATGCGACAGAGATACTCATTCGCCTGGTCAGCGGAGAAGCTCATGATGATGCGGGTTACCGTGATCATGCCTATTTGCCGGAGATCATTGTACGAGAATCTTCAACGCAGATTAAAAATAAGCCTTTAACCTAG
- a CDS encoding SapC family protein yields MTSLVALNSDAHRNLKVEVKDQVALAEGHNLLPIFMAEFGPCSSECPVVFAKNNETGQIRPVIMTGFTPDENLLCENGKWLGRYLPGSLRPSALVAMPDKNNSEKLVICVDEDSKLVNTDLGERLFDDEGNQTEFLQHQSKLAAEVRAHGMQMLDFIDTLTELSLLKSNPISITPPSGQPFNVTGLYFVDEVALGELPAEKLAELRDKGYLRAIYASLVSLHRLDDLMQRRAKRSAQEAK; encoded by the coding sequence ATGACATCACTCGTAGCACTAAATTCCGATGCCCACCGTAACCTAAAGGTGGAAGTTAAAGACCAAGTGGCACTGGCCGAAGGGCACAACCTGTTGCCGATTTTTATGGCTGAATTTGGACCTTGTTCCTCTGAATGCCCGGTTGTATTTGCAAAAAATAACGAAACAGGTCAGATCCGCCCCGTTATCATGACCGGCTTTACACCCGATGAGAATTTGCTGTGTGAGAACGGCAAATGGCTGGGCCGCTATCTGCCGGGTAGTTTGAGACCGTCAGCGCTGGTTGCTATGCCTGATAAGAACAATAGCGAGAAACTGGTTATCTGTGTTGATGAGGACTCGAAGCTGGTGAATACCGATCTGGGCGAGCGGCTTTTTGATGACGAAGGAAATCAAACTGAATTCCTTCAGCATCAGTCAAAATTAGCTGCGGAAGTGCGCGCGCATGGCATGCAAATGCTGGACTTTATTGACACCTTAACCGAGCTGTCACTGTTGAAGAGCAACCCGATCTCCATTACACCGCCGAGTGGTCAGCCATTCAATGTCACGGGGCTGTACTTTGTTGATGAAGTTGCCCTGGGCGAATTACCGGCGGAGAAGCTGGCCGAGTTGCGAGACAAAGGGTATCTGCGTGCTATCTACGCGAGCTTGGTGTCTTTACATCGACTGGACGATCTGATGCAACGACGTGCTAAACGGAGCGCTCAGGAAGCCAAGTAA
- a CDS encoding tryptophan halogenase family protein, which produces MSRVTRVLIVGGGTAGWITAGLLAKRFNCADDPTITVSLVESPNVPIMGVGEGTWPTIRTTLQVLGIDESEFIRCCDATFKQGSEFVNWVHTPEPGERHSYYHPLNAVFHAAYDFNLAPYWILGDGGDLPYDMATATQAQMCARNLAPKKITTPAYAAIQNYSYHLDANKFADFLHEHCVAHLGVQFHSADVNEVCLDEQGDIMAVETDQVGRLEADLFVDCSGAKAILLGEALGVPYQDISDIIFNDTALAIRVPYEDDQEPIATHTIATAFADGWTWDIGLTERRGVGFVYSSMYTDDAQAEEYLRAYLGEAGNQFEARKIRFQSGYRREFWHKNCVAIGMSAAFIEPLEASAIFLVEAAANMLAEQFPNTRKEMQYAADQYNSILNLRWDKTVDFVKLHYCVSKRRDSQYWIDNCDPKSIPESLQQRLAYWKTHVPSKYDFDYAFEPFVLDSYLFVLYGMQYEVDLRDSEHQFAQKRSARQRFDEVRRSVSTLETQLPTHRQLLEQVHKFGFAKI; this is translated from the coding sequence ATGAGCAGGGTAACGCGTGTCTTAATTGTTGGCGGTGGCACAGCCGGCTGGATTACCGCAGGCTTGCTGGCCAAACGGTTTAATTGCGCAGATGACCCGACTATCACGGTGTCGTTGGTGGAATCACCGAATGTACCAATTATGGGTGTTGGTGAAGGCACTTGGCCGACTATTCGAACCACACTGCAAGTGCTCGGTATTGATGAATCCGAGTTTATTCGATGCTGCGACGCCACGTTCAAACAAGGGTCTGAGTTTGTCAACTGGGTGCACACACCCGAGCCGGGTGAACGTCACAGCTATTATCACCCATTGAACGCGGTGTTTCATGCAGCCTATGACTTCAATCTCGCGCCGTACTGGATACTCGGTGACGGCGGAGATTTGCCGTATGACATGGCAACCGCCACGCAGGCTCAGATGTGTGCGCGTAATTTGGCGCCTAAAAAGATTACAACGCCAGCCTATGCAGCAATCCAAAATTACTCATATCATCTCGATGCCAATAAGTTTGCGGACTTTTTGCATGAGCACTGTGTCGCCCATTTGGGGGTACAGTTTCACTCAGCAGATGTGAATGAGGTCTGTCTGGATGAGCAGGGCGATATCATGGCCGTTGAAACTGACCAAGTTGGACGTTTGGAAGCCGATCTATTTGTGGACTGTTCCGGCGCTAAAGCAATTCTGTTAGGCGAAGCGCTGGGTGTACCGTACCAAGATATTTCGGACATCATTTTTAACGATACGGCGCTGGCGATACGCGTGCCCTATGAAGATGATCAAGAGCCGATAGCCACGCACACCATTGCTACTGCATTTGCAGATGGTTGGACTTGGGATATCGGCCTGACCGAGCGCCGTGGTGTTGGCTTTGTTTACAGTTCAATGTATACGGATGATGCACAGGCTGAGGAATATTTACGCGCCTACCTTGGTGAGGCAGGGAACCAGTTCGAGGCACGCAAAATCCGGTTTCAGAGCGGTTACCGTCGTGAATTTTGGCACAAAAACTGTGTCGCGATTGGTATGTCGGCCGCGTTTATCGAGCCGTTAGAGGCTTCCGCAATTTTTCTGGTGGAGGCCGCCGCCAACATGTTGGCCGAACAATTTCCCAACACACGGAAGGAAATGCAGTACGCGGCGGATCAGTACAACAGTATTTTAAATTTGCGCTGGGATAAAACCGTCGACTTCGTTAAGCTTCATTATTGCGTGAGTAAACGGCGTGACAGCCAATACTGGATCGACAATTGCGACCCAAAATCCATTCCAGAATCGCTGCAGCAACGCTTAGCATACTGGAAGACACACGTTCCCAGTAAGTACGATTTCGATTACGCGTTTGAGCCATTCGTGTTGGACAGCTATTTATTTGTGTTGTACGGCATGCAATACGAGGTTGATTTGCGTGACAGCGAACATCAGTTTGCTCAGAAGCGCTCGGCTCGACAACGGTTTGATGAGGTTCGTCGTTCGGTATCGACGCTCGAAACCCAATTACCAACGCATCGTCAACTGTTGGAGCAAGTGCACAAGTTTGGATTTGCTAAGATTTAA
- the nagA gene encoding N-acetylglucosamine-6-phosphate deacetylase — protein MTEFALQADRIFNGDQFLENHAVVVEQNRISAVTARSELPSDMVVENLGSGVLAPGFIDWQVNGGGGVLFNNDTTVNGIRRILRGHYQGGTTGLLPTLISDTQSARGLAVMATRAAIAEGEQSVLGLHLEGPYFAAAKRGTHHEAFMASPSDAEIAWLIDNADLPLLVTLAPEVVGCQQIQRLSDAGVIVCAGHTNADAATVNKALRAGLRGFTHLYNAMRPATGREPGVVGAALVDRQAWCGIIADGHHVHADMIRLAWHAKPTGKLCLVSDAMATVGGVHRSFELYGQTITERDGRLLNSEGNLAGSAITMIDAVRIAHQLAGIELGEVLRMASLYPAEFLRQPKLGLVKPGYRADLVHFNSEFQVQQTWVAGQAKLPSNKRVLS, from the coding sequence ATGACCGAGTTCGCCCTTCAAGCCGATCGGATATTCAACGGCGATCAATTTCTTGAGAACCATGCTGTGGTTGTGGAACAGAACCGCATATCCGCGGTGACAGCACGCAGTGAACTTCCCTCAGATATGGTGGTTGAAAACTTGGGTTCGGGTGTTTTGGCCCCCGGATTTATCGACTGGCAGGTCAATGGTGGTGGCGGCGTGTTATTCAATAATGACACGACGGTCAATGGTATTCGGCGCATACTGCGTGGCCATTATCAGGGTGGCACCACGGGGTTGTTGCCCACCTTGATCAGTGATACGCAATCAGCCCGTGGCCTTGCTGTTATGGCGACCCGTGCAGCGATTGCCGAAGGTGAACAAAGCGTTTTGGGATTGCATCTAGAAGGCCCATACTTCGCTGCGGCGAAGCGTGGCACACACCATGAGGCGTTCATGGCGTCGCCCAGCGATGCAGAGATTGCTTGGCTGATCGACAATGCGGATTTACCTCTACTCGTAACCTTGGCGCCGGAAGTAGTTGGCTGCCAGCAGATTCAGCGTCTTAGCGATGCCGGCGTTATAGTTTGTGCTGGGCATACTAACGCAGATGCTGCGACCGTGAATAAGGCCTTACGGGCTGGCTTACGTGGCTTCACGCATCTTTACAATGCGATGCGCCCGGCGACGGGGCGGGAGCCAGGCGTGGTCGGTGCGGCGCTGGTTGATCGACAAGCTTGGTGCGGCATTATTGCCGATGGACATCATGTGCATGCGGATATGATTCGCTTGGCGTGGCATGCCAAGCCCACCGGCAAACTGTGCCTGGTAAGTGACGCCATGGCCACAGTAGGCGGTGTACATAGATCTTTCGAATTGTATGGTCAAACGATTACTGAGCGTGATGGCAGACTATTGAACAGCGAAGGGAATCTCGCTGGATCAGCGATTACGATGATCGATGCAGTGCGGATCGCGCATCAACTGGCGGGAATTGAGCTTGGGGAAGTCTTACGGATGGCCTCCTTGTATCCAGCCGAATTTCTACGCCAACCGAAGTTAGGCTTGGTTAAACCTGGCTATCGTGCGGATTTGGTGCACTTTAACTCAGAGTTTCAGGTGCAGCAGACGTGGGTTGCAGGGCAAGCCAAGCTGCCATCAAACAAGCGTGTTTTATCATGA